One Streptomyces sp. L2 genomic window carries:
- a CDS encoding DoxX family protein, which produces MSETTVPVVPTAPSAANAPSSRSDHATRSAASGAGRRRAGRVALRSVQVLLALFFGLASALPKLIAHPSAVESFDRMGWGSAGMYTIGLLELAGAVALLVPVLQSVAATALSALMVGAFIVQLTVFDGQNAATPLVLIVPLALIAWARRGHNAALPALLRRTAGRARPARSA; this is translated from the coding sequence ATGTCCGAGACCACCGTCCCCGTAGTCCCCACCGCGCCGTCCGCCGCGAACGCTCCCTCCAGCCGGTCGGACCACGCCACCCGCTCTGCTGCCTCCGGGGCAGGGAGGCGTCGTGCAGGACGGGTCGCGCTCCGCTCCGTACAGGTGCTGCTCGCGCTGTTCTTCGGTCTGGCGAGCGCGCTGCCCAAGCTGATCGCACACCCCTCGGCCGTCGAGTCCTTCGACCGGATGGGCTGGGGCAGCGCGGGCATGTACACCATCGGCCTGCTCGAACTGGCCGGTGCGGTCGCCCTGTTGGTGCCGGTCCTGCAGTCGGTGGCGGCGACGGCGCTGAGCGCGCTGATGGTGGGCGCGTTCATCGTCCAGCTCACCGTCTTCGACGGGCAGAACGCGGCCACGCCGCTGGTCCTGATCGTTCCGCTCGCGCTGATCGCCTGGGCCCGGCGCGGTCACAACGCGGCCCTGCCGGCCCTCCTGCGCCGGACGGCAGGCCGGGCGCGACCGGCGCGATCCGCGTGA
- a CDS encoding RNA-binding S4 domain-containing protein: protein MATEDAGGNVNPGTGGPADRGAGQAAAGGGSAEGTGGEQGVHPTVDPKVAAAVAAAEAAGPAQGETVRIDSWIWAVRLIKTRSLGAAACRGGHVHVNGERVKPAYSVRVGDEVRLRNEGRERIVIVKRLIRKRVGAPVAVQCYVDNSPPPPPREAVAPAGLRDRGTGRPTKRDRREMERLRGLGGPAGPGGPGEPGGPIESRGAGRPRRQGGGRTGR, encoded by the coding sequence ATGGCTACGGAGGATGCGGGTGGGAACGTGAACCCCGGGACCGGCGGACCGGCGGACCGGGGTGCCGGCCAGGCTGCGGCCGGTGGTGGCAGCGCCGAGGGCACCGGCGGCGAGCAAGGTGTCCACCCCACGGTCGACCCCAAGGTCGCCGCCGCGGTGGCCGCCGCCGAGGCCGCCGGTCCGGCCCAGGGCGAGACCGTGCGGATCGACAGCTGGATCTGGGCCGTACGTCTGATCAAGACCCGCTCCCTGGGCGCCGCAGCCTGCCGCGGTGGACACGTCCACGTGAACGGCGAGCGCGTGAAGCCCGCCTACTCGGTCCGCGTCGGCGACGAGGTGCGGCTCCGGAACGAGGGCCGGGAACGGATCGTGATCGTCAAGCGCCTCATCCGCAAGCGGGTCGGTGCCCCGGTCGCCGTCCAGTGCTACGTCGACAACTCCCCTCCTCCCCCGCCGCGCGAGGCCGTTGCCCCCGCCGGCCTGCGCGACCGTGGCACCGGCCGCCCCACCAAGCGGGACCGCCGCGAGATGGAACGCCTCCGTGGGCTCGGAGGGCCCGCCGGACCGGGTGGCCCCGGCGAGCCCGGCGGCCCCATCGAATCCCGGGGCGCCGGCCGGCCCAGGAGACAGGGCGGCGGCCGAACCGGCCGGTAG
- a CDS encoding uracil-DNA glycosylase, with the protein MHDDSAGLARLDRRVADCRACPRLVAWREEVARTKRAAFTDWTYWGRPVPGFGAADARLVIIGLAPAAHGGNRTGRMFTGDRSGDVLYQALYDVGLASQPTSVSADDGLELHGVRVTAPVHCAPPANKPTPGERDTCRPWLVQELKLLRPTLKAAVVLGAFGWQAALPAFAEAGWTVPRPRPAFGHGTRVALDGLDLFGCFHVSQRNTFTGRLTTEMLREVLRTAADAAGLP; encoded by the coding sequence ATGCACGACGACAGCGCTGGCCTGGCGCGGCTCGACCGGCGGGTCGCGGACTGCAGGGCCTGTCCGCGGCTCGTCGCCTGGCGGGAGGAGGTCGCCCGGACCAAGCGGGCCGCGTTCACCGACTGGACCTACTGGGGGCGGCCGGTGCCGGGATTCGGGGCGGCCGATGCCCGGCTGGTGATCATCGGGCTCGCCCCCGCGGCGCACGGCGGGAACCGCACCGGCCGCATGTTCACCGGTGACCGTTCGGGAGACGTGCTCTACCAGGCGCTGTACGACGTGGGCCTCGCCTCACAGCCCACCTCCGTCAGTGCCGACGACGGCCTGGAGCTGCACGGCGTCCGGGTCACCGCACCGGTGCACTGCGCGCCGCCCGCCAACAAGCCGACACCAGGGGAGCGCGACACCTGCCGCCCCTGGCTGGTCCAGGAACTCAAGCTGCTGCGCCCGACCCTCAAGGCAGCTGTCGTGCTCGGAGCCTTCGGCTGGCAGGCGGCGCTGCCCGCGTTCGCCGAGGCAGGCTGGACGGTGCCCAGGCCCCGGCCCGCGTTCGGGCACGGCACCCGGGTCGCCCTCGATGGCCTGGACCTCTTCGGCTGCTTCCACGTCAGCCAGCGCAACACCTTCACCGGCCGCCTGACCACCGAGATGCTGCGCGAGGTGCTGCGCACGGCAGCGGACGCGGCCGGCCTGCCGTAA
- a CDS encoding flavodoxin family protein, whose protein sequence is MKSVIVCASVSHGNTRRVADSMARVLDAEVVSPEQADPAELAVADLVGFGSGVFYGRLHPSLTDLVRALPAGTGRAFVFATSGLPELPPAPFTRPVVRLLRAKGFSVDGSYTCRAFDTWAPFKIVGGIRKQRPNPGDLAAARAFAERLRDGRGPEA, encoded by the coding sequence ATGAAATCCGTCATCGTGTGCGCCTCCGTGTCGCACGGCAACACGCGCCGTGTCGCCGACAGCATGGCCCGGGTGCTCGACGCCGAGGTCGTCTCCCCGGAACAGGCCGACCCGGCCGAACTGGCCGTAGCGGACCTAGTGGGATTCGGCTCGGGTGTCTTCTACGGCAGGCTGCACCCCAGCCTGACCGACCTGGTCAGGGCGCTGCCTGCCGGCACGGGCCGGGCGTTCGTGTTCGCCACCAGCGGGCTTCCCGAGCTGCCGCCGGCGCCGTTCACCCGTCCCGTGGTCCGGCTCCTGCGAGCCAAGGGCTTCTCGGTGGACGGCAGTTACACGTGCCGCGCGTTCGACACCTGGGCGCCGTTCAAAATCGTCGGCGGGATCCGCAAGCAACGGCCGAACCCCGGTGACCTGGCCGCCGCGCGGGCCTTCGCCGAACGGCTGCGGGACGGCCGGGGACCGGAGGCCTGA
- a CDS encoding FUSC family protein, with product MSRGALAVGPLALAGVASGRVAAGVVAAIGAMLGGVNDRPGSRRASVQNLGVPGLAGALGLAVGTYGGQGLAAVPLTLLLTLLGLVVGAVSAVGPVASAAGSQLLVMAAVGAGMQLPETGWQSALAFLAGTGWLLALRLLLPTPGSLAGDFRFDGEREAVADVYDAVAGLLDAVGGDTALTRRAALTAALDHAQDALAGPRIRRFASSAAERRLHAQFAAALPLAEAATALAWAGKPVSARAAQGPRRLAAAVRGNTGAGPLPAPVRAAPALRALDDALLRAAEVFDRMDEGQGLYRRRRSVRAAVRAVSGPGGREYGMRVALCFGAGAAIAQALHHAHWDGHHPHWYWLPMTIVFLVKPDLGPLASRVLSRAAGTVLGALVFASCAALLPRPAGLLVLVTVCGALVPVATRHFAAVTAVVTVLVLALIMVTGEPQASAGRIGETLLACAIVLVVGHLPMPGERGGGVRSRLAVAQDAAHAYLVHVLGESGDRAERWALRREAYRTLAEARTAITLSAAELPALARHTEGTDAVAAVLERLVDTTTACAVHLDVTGRLTPRHVRQLHEALEELEAGRQRITAPARPAAL from the coding sequence GTGTCGCGCGGTGCGCTGGCCGTGGGCCCGCTGGCGCTCGCCGGGGTGGCGAGTGGCCGTGTCGCCGCAGGTGTCGTGGCCGCCATCGGCGCGATGCTCGGCGGGGTCAACGACCGGCCCGGCAGCCGGCGGGCATCGGTCCAGAACCTCGGGGTGCCGGGGCTGGCGGGGGCACTCGGGCTGGCCGTCGGGACGTACGGCGGACAGGGCCTGGCCGCCGTACCGCTGACGCTGCTGCTCACCCTGCTCGGGCTGGTCGTCGGCGCCGTCAGTGCCGTCGGGCCCGTCGCGTCCGCCGCCGGTTCGCAGCTGCTCGTCATGGCCGCCGTCGGCGCGGGCATGCAACTCCCGGAGACCGGCTGGCAGTCGGCGCTCGCCTTCCTCGCCGGCACCGGCTGGCTGCTGGCGCTGCGCCTGCTGCTGCCCACGCCGGGCTCGCTCGCCGGGGACTTCCGGTTCGACGGGGAACGCGAGGCGGTGGCCGACGTGTACGACGCCGTCGCCGGCCTGCTCGACGCGGTCGGCGGCGACACCGCCCTGACCCGGCGGGCCGCGCTCACCGCCGCCCTCGATCACGCCCAGGACGCCCTCGCCGGACCCCGGATCCGGCGCTTCGCCAGTTCCGCCGCCGAGCGCAGGCTGCACGCCCAGTTCGCCGCCGCACTGCCCCTCGCCGAAGCGGCCACCGCGCTGGCCTGGGCCGGAAAGCCCGTCTCCGCGCGGGCGGCGCAAGGGCCCCGGCGGCTCGCGGCCGCCGTGCGCGGCAACACCGGCGCGGGACCGCTGCCGGCGCCGGTCCGGGCCGCTCCCGCGCTGCGCGCCCTGGACGACGCCCTGCTGCGGGCCGCCGAGGTGTTCGACCGGATGGACGAGGGGCAGGGCCTGTACCGCAGGCGCCGTAGCGTGCGGGCCGCCGTCCGGGCCGTGTCCGGCCCCGGCGGGCGGGAGTACGGGATGCGGGTCGCCCTCTGCTTCGGCGCCGGCGCGGCCATCGCCCAGGCGCTGCACCACGCCCACTGGGACGGGCACCACCCGCACTGGTACTGGCTGCCCATGACCATCGTCTTCCTGGTCAAGCCCGACCTCGGACCGCTCGCCTCCCGCGTGTTGTCCCGGGCCGCCGGCACGGTGCTGGGTGCACTGGTGTTCGCCTCCTGCGCCGCGCTGCTGCCCCGGCCGGCCGGACTCCTCGTCCTCGTGACAGTCTGCGGGGCGCTCGTCCCAGTCGCCACGCGGCACTTCGCGGCCGTGACGGCCGTCGTCACCGTCCTCGTCCTCGCCCTGATCATGGTGACCGGCGAGCCGCAGGCCTCCGCCGGCCGCATCGGAGAGACCCTGCTGGCCTGTGCGATCGTCCTCGTCGTCGGGCATCTGCCGATGCCGGGGGAGCGGGGCGGAGGGGTGCGGTCGCGGCTCGCCGTGGCGCAGGACGCAGCGCACGCCTACCTCGTCCACGTCCTCGGCGAGTCCGGCGACCGCGCCGAGCGGTGGGCGCTGCGCCGCGAGGCGTACCGCACCCTCGCCGAGGCCCGCACGGCCATCACGCTCTCGGCCGCCGAACTGCCCGCCCTCGCCCGGCACACCGAGGGCACGGACGCGGTCGCGGCCGTACTGGAACGGCTCGTCGACACGACGACCGCCTGCGCCGTCCATCTGGATGTGACCGGCCGACTCACCCCACGGCACGTCCGGCAACTGCACGAGGCGCTGGAGGAGTTGGAGGCGGGTCGACAGCGGATCACGGCGCCCGCCCGGCCCGCCGCACTTTAG